One window of the Archangium primigenium genome contains the following:
- a CDS encoding YccF domain-containing protein: MRLLLNILWIVFGGGFIIALEYVLGGLLLCLTLVGIPFGVQCFKLAGLGLLPFGKDIVDAPGGNPIGCVLNVFWLVFAGIWIFLSHIGLALGLAVTLIGIPFAIQHIKLALLALAPFGKLVRTP; encoded by the coding sequence ATGAGACTGCTCCTCAACATCCTCTGGATCGTCTTCGGAGGGGGCTTCATCATCGCGCTCGAGTACGTGCTTGGCGGCCTGCTGCTTTGCCTCACCCTCGTGGGCATCCCCTTCGGGGTTCAATGCTTCAAGCTCGCCGGCTTGGGCCTCCTTCCTTTTGGAAAGGACATTGTCGACGCGCCTGGTGGTAACCCCATCGGCTGTGTCCTCAACGTCTTCTGGCTCGTCTTCGCCGGGATCTGGATCTTCCTCAGTCACATCGGGCTGGCCCTCGGACTCGCGGTGACCCTCATCGGCATCCCCTTCGCCATCCAGCATATCAAGCTCGCCCTGCTCGCCCTCGCGCCGTTCGGTAAGCTCGTGCGCACGCCGTGA
- a CDS encoding NADP-dependent oxidoreductase, whose amino-acid sequence MADARKGREIHLKSRPQGEPTPSNFELVEVDIPEPAEGQVLVRNHFMSVDPYMRGRMNDTKSYVPPYQIGRPLDGGAVGQVVRSRSSAFKEGDFVVGNGGWREYSVGDAKGYTPVDPGVAPLQAYLGVLGMPGQTAYVGLLEIGQPKAGETVFVSGAAGAVGGLVGQIAKVKGCRTVGSAGSAEKVKHLREKLGFDAAFNYKDGPAAQALDALCPEGIDVYFDNVGGEQLDAALGKMKNFGRIALCGAISQYNATHRPPGPSNLVLAVGKRLTLRGFIVSDHREHYADFVREMSGWLREGKVTLQETIVEGGLGKAPEAFIGLLRGDNTGKMLVKLA is encoded by the coding sequence ATGGCCGACGCACGCAAGGGACGTGAGATCCACCTGAAGTCCCGCCCCCAAGGAGAGCCCACGCCGTCCAACTTCGAGTTGGTGGAGGTGGACATCCCCGAGCCCGCCGAGGGGCAGGTGCTCGTGCGCAACCACTTCATGTCCGTGGACCCGTACATGCGCGGGCGCATGAACGACACGAAGTCCTACGTGCCGCCCTACCAGATCGGCCGGCCGCTGGATGGCGGCGCGGTGGGCCAGGTGGTGCGCTCGCGCTCGTCCGCGTTCAAGGAGGGGGACTTCGTGGTGGGCAATGGCGGCTGGCGCGAGTACAGCGTGGGCGACGCCAAGGGCTACACCCCGGTGGACCCCGGCGTGGCGCCCCTTCAGGCGTACCTCGGCGTGCTCGGCATGCCGGGCCAGACCGCGTACGTGGGCCTGCTCGAGATCGGCCAGCCCAAGGCGGGCGAGACGGTGTTCGTGTCCGGCGCGGCCGGCGCGGTGGGCGGGCTGGTGGGGCAGATCGCCAAGGTGAAGGGCTGCCGCACGGTGGGCAGCGCCGGCTCGGCCGAGAAGGTGAAGCACCTGCGCGAGAAGCTCGGGTTCGACGCGGCCTTCAACTACAAGGACGGCCCCGCCGCCCAGGCCCTGGACGCGCTGTGCCCCGAGGGCATCGACGTCTACTTCGACAACGTGGGCGGTGAGCAGCTCGACGCGGCCCTGGGCAAGATGAAGAACTTCGGGCGCATCGCCCTGTGCGGCGCCATCTCCCAGTACAACGCCACCCATCGCCCGCCGGGCCCGAGCAACCTCGTGCTCGCGGTCGGCAAGCGGCTCACCCTGCGCGGCTTCATCGTGTCCGACCACCGCGAGCACTACGCGGACTTCGTGCGGGAGATGTCCGGCTGGCTGCGCGAGGGCAAGGTGACGCTGCAGGAGACAATCGTGGAGGGCGGCCTGGGCAAGGCGCCCGAGGCCTTCATCGGCCTGCTGCGCGGCGACAACACCGGCAAGATGCTGGTGAAGCTGGCCTGA
- a CDS encoding MaoC family dehydratase, which yields MTDTTIIDGLEGLRAATGRTLGSSSWSTLTDADILRFAEATGDFQWIHVDRERCARESPFGVPIAHGYFSVSRIAGLFFEAVEIRGFPLVLNYGLNKVRFPAPLKSGERYRLTLELKELRDIAKGVEGLLLATIEIEGSPKPACAAEVLYRFMLG from the coding sequence ATGACGGACACGACCATCATCGACGGGCTGGAGGGCTTGAGGGCCGCCACGGGACGCACGCTCGGCAGCTCCTCGTGGAGCACCCTCACGGACGCGGACATCCTCCGCTTCGCCGAGGCCACCGGCGACTTCCAGTGGATCCACGTGGACCGCGAGCGCTGCGCGCGCGAGTCCCCCTTCGGTGTGCCCATCGCCCACGGCTACTTCAGCGTCTCGCGCATCGCGGGCCTCTTCTTCGAGGCCGTGGAGATCCGCGGCTTCCCGCTCGTCCTCAACTACGGCCTCAACAAGGTCCGCTTCCCCGCGCCCCTCAAGTCCGGGGAGCGCTACCGGTTGACCCTCGAGCTCAAGGAGCTCCGGGACATCGCCAAGGGCGTCGAGGGCCTGCTGCTCGCCACCATCGAGATCGAGGGCTCGCCCAAGCCCGCTTGCGCCGCGGAAGTGCTCTACCGGTTCATGCTCGGCTGA
- a CDS encoding PAS domain-containing protein has translation MTPPVPPSDERQRIQALLRTGLLDTLPEPDYDDIVRLAAESCDAPIALISLVAEERQWFKAKVGLPGVDETDRCISFCAHAIERDELFLIEDAHADARFAANPLVLGHPFIRFYAGVPLRTTDGYALGTLCVIDQRPRTLTALQRRSLLGLSRQVELLVRMRERMHAMQAHNEELARAHERTQALNLRLRAEMEERQRIEGELREQRTLLSSILTHIPYSVFWKDRQGAYLGANPHFLQDMGLESQEALLGKTDLELSMPRAQAEAYRRDDFEVMESGQPKISFEEPLARTSGEESWLLTSKVPLKHPDGTVVGMVGIFADISERRRQQQALQDAKLLVERHVASLEAQVREAHLRNHYLMQNSGAAVFLLNEEGSVLDLNPVAQRVLGGSEDALRGLAFESFAPEKNREPLRRALRDLRVVGTVRMENQPMDTVTGSRVMLDLAASLQVTGNTRRLLVVGHDVTEKWRLEQQSIQNERLASMGALAAGIAHEINNPMAYVLSNLTYLQESRDELEHVLESLPGGIPARAEEMLAEVKDILAESLAGGRRIRDIVRDMRFFSHTAGEELAPVDLHACLDVVLRMAHGELKHVARVDKRYDSALPLVPASEGRLSQVFLNLVINAVHAMRSGKPEDQVLRVITRRDGDWARIEISDSGTGIPPDVLPHIFEPFFTTKPAGAGTGLGLSISLSILQKMGGGIQVQSTVGVGTTFLLSLPVHGREPL, from the coding sequence ATGACTCCTCCTGTTCCGCCGAGCGACGAGCGCCAACGCATCCAGGCGCTCCTGCGTACCGGCCTCCTCGATACGCTTCCCGAGCCGGACTACGACGACATCGTGCGGCTGGCCGCCGAGTCGTGTGATGCACCCATCGCGCTCATCAGCCTGGTGGCCGAGGAGCGGCAGTGGTTCAAGGCGAAGGTGGGCCTGCCCGGGGTGGACGAGACGGACCGCTGCATCTCCTTCTGCGCGCATGCCATCGAGCGCGACGAGCTCTTCCTCATCGAGGACGCGCACGCCGATGCGCGCTTCGCCGCCAATCCGCTCGTGCTGGGCCATCCCTTCATCCGCTTCTACGCGGGGGTGCCCCTGCGGACGACGGACGGCTATGCGCTGGGCACGCTCTGTGTGATCGACCAACGCCCGCGGACCCTGACGGCGCTGCAGCGGCGCAGCCTGCTGGGGCTCTCGCGTCAGGTCGAGCTGCTGGTCCGCATGCGCGAGCGCATGCACGCGATGCAGGCGCACAACGAGGAGCTGGCCCGCGCCCATGAGCGCACGCAGGCCCTCAACCTGCGGCTGCGGGCGGAAATGGAGGAGCGGCAGCGGATCGAGGGTGAACTGCGCGAGCAGCGCACGCTGCTGAGCAGCATCCTCACGCACATTCCGTACTCGGTCTTCTGGAAGGATCGCCAGGGCGCCTACCTGGGTGCCAACCCCCACTTCCTGCAGGACATGGGGCTGGAGTCACAGGAGGCGTTGCTGGGGAAGACGGACCTGGAGCTGTCCATGCCGCGGGCCCAGGCGGAGGCCTACCGCCGGGACGACTTCGAGGTCATGGAGTCGGGTCAGCCCAAGATCTCTTTCGAGGAGCCGTTGGCGCGCACGTCGGGCGAGGAGTCCTGGCTGCTGACGAGCAAGGTGCCGCTCAAGCACCCGGATGGCACGGTGGTGGGCATGGTGGGCATCTTCGCGGACATCAGCGAGCGGCGGCGGCAGCAGCAGGCGCTGCAGGACGCCAAGCTGCTCGTGGAGCGCCACGTGGCGAGCCTGGAGGCGCAGGTGCGCGAGGCGCACTTGCGCAACCACTACCTCATGCAGAACTCCGGGGCGGCGGTCTTCCTGTTGAACGAGGAAGGCAGCGTGCTCGACCTCAACCCCGTGGCCCAGCGGGTGTTGGGCGGCTCCGAGGACGCGCTGCGGGGGCTCGCCTTCGAGTCCTTCGCGCCGGAGAAGAACCGCGAGCCGCTGCGCCGGGCGCTCCGGGACCTGCGGGTGGTGGGCACGGTGCGGATGGAGAACCAGCCCATGGACACGGTGACGGGGAGCCGGGTGATGCTGGACCTGGCCGCCTCGCTCCAGGTGACGGGCAACACGCGGCGGCTGCTGGTGGTCGGCCACGACGTCACCGAGAAGTGGCGGCTCGAGCAGCAATCCATCCAGAACGAGCGGCTCGCGTCGATGGGGGCGCTGGCGGCGGGCATCGCCCACGAGATCAACAACCCCATGGCGTACGTGCTCTCCAACCTCACGTACCTGCAGGAGAGCCGGGACGAGCTGGAGCACGTGCTGGAGTCCTTGCCGGGAGGCATTCCGGCGCGGGCCGAGGAGATGCTCGCCGAGGTGAAGGACATCCTCGCCGAGTCCCTGGCGGGCGGCCGACGCATCCGGGACATCGTGCGGGACATGCGCTTCTTCTCGCACACGGCGGGAGAGGAGCTGGCGCCGGTGGACCTGCACGCGTGCCTGGACGTGGTGCTGCGCATGGCGCACGGAGAGCTCAAGCACGTGGCGCGGGTGGACAAGCGCTACGACAGCGCGCTGCCGCTCGTGCCCGCGAGCGAGGGACGACTCAGCCAGGTGTTCCTCAACCTCGTCATCAACGCGGTGCACGCCATGCGCTCGGGCAAGCCCGAGGATCAGGTGCTCCGGGTCATCACCCGACGGGACGGGGACTGGGCCCGGATCGAGATCTCCGACTCCGGCACGGGCATTCCACCGGACGTGCTGCCGCACATCTTCGAGCCGTTCTTCACCACCAAGCCGGCGGGCGCGGGCACGGGGCTGGGCCTGTCCATCAGCCTGTCCATCCTCCAGAAGATGGGCGGCGGCATCCAGGTCCAGAGCACCGTGGGCGTGGGAACGACGTTCCTGCTGAGCCTGCCGGTGCATGGTCGGGAGCCGCTCTAG
- a CDS encoding sensor histidine kinase codes for MAQQPPASSSLARSTLIHMGVRIACIIALTTFFSYLQIFNSARDTALAQLQRSVSERAQREQAIFVLAKDNHAFLQERLKERVRLWRQQDPRAAFERLFASLPDGTVRSRLEGFDGTRMPCLFIPAGRTLAPELQRWLLASYEVLTQYAPAFHVRFTDTYISLPGGAVMLYWPDRPNWCHEATPDFDVTQFEFYTLSTPEQDPERQTVWSGIIADTVAKTWTVSASTPVDMDGRHFATLTHDILIQELMARTINDHLPDAYNMLFRDDGQLIAHPELNMEGAETSYNLRSGLHQTAAPFRTANSSALRQHLFAIFQQLRNTPAPHTTRIPASGEYAATARFNGPGWTFVTLLPESVVSRTALGSAQYVLVFGVASLLLELGIMSWVLRQKISQPLLSFSSAADSLAAGDFNVGLDLTRRDELGRLAQAFQRMAIELQRREDALRQANEGLEQRVEHRTRELQDVHRQLIETARQVGRAEVATNVLHNVGNVLNSVHTSALIARERLSGLKLESVEKVVVLLQEHQTHLASFLTEDERGRNALPFLSRLGRHMQEEREEINALLHDVSRYTEHIGAIVKLQQRYARAPQHLFEPVNLAELVEDALRINQAALGRHSVRVRRDLEALPPLVTEKHKVLMILVNLISNAKYALESIPEEQRLIIIGLRRTPEARVLLTVRDNGIGIAPEMLTRIFQHGFTTREEGHGFGLHSSALAAQEMGGSLTASSEGPGQGATFTLDLPVPSDPLPPPSPE; via the coding sequence ATGGCCCAGCAGCCTCCTGCTTCGTCCTCCCTGGCCCGCTCGACGCTCATCCACATGGGCGTGCGCATCGCGTGCATCATCGCCCTGACCACCTTCTTCAGCTACCTGCAGATCTTCAACTCCGCCCGCGACACGGCCCTCGCCCAGTTGCAGCGCAGCGTGTCGGAGCGCGCGCAGCGCGAACAGGCCATCTTCGTTCTCGCGAAGGACAACCACGCCTTCCTCCAGGAGCGACTGAAGGAACGGGTGCGCCTCTGGCGCCAACAAGACCCCCGCGCGGCCTTCGAGCGACTGTTCGCCTCCCTCCCGGATGGAACTGTCCGCAGCAGGCTCGAGGGGTTCGACGGGACCCGCATGCCGTGTCTCTTCATCCCCGCCGGACGGACCCTCGCGCCGGAGCTCCAGCGCTGGTTGCTCGCCTCCTATGAGGTACTGACCCAGTACGCCCCCGCCTTCCATGTGCGCTTCACCGATACGTACATCTCCCTGCCCGGAGGCGCGGTGATGCTGTACTGGCCCGACCGACCGAACTGGTGTCACGAGGCCACGCCCGATTTCGACGTCACCCAGTTCGAGTTCTACACCCTGAGCACGCCCGAGCAGGACCCCGAGCGGCAGACCGTGTGGTCCGGCATCATCGCCGACACCGTCGCGAAGACCTGGACCGTCTCCGCCTCCACTCCCGTGGACATGGACGGGCGACACTTCGCCACCCTCACCCACGACATCCTCATCCAGGAGTTGATGGCGCGCACCATCAACGATCACCTGCCGGATGCCTACAACATGCTCTTCCGCGACGATGGTCAGCTCATCGCCCATCCCGAGTTGAACATGGAAGGCGCGGAGACCAGCTACAACCTGCGCAGCGGCCTCCACCAAACCGCCGCTCCCTTCAGGACCGCCAACTCCAGCGCCCTGCGCCAGCACCTGTTCGCCATCTTCCAGCAGCTGCGCAATACGCCCGCCCCCCACACGACACGCATCCCCGCGTCCGGGGAGTACGCCGCCACCGCCCGCTTCAACGGTCCCGGCTGGACCTTCGTGACCCTCCTGCCCGAGTCCGTCGTGTCGCGCACCGCCCTCGGCTCGGCCCAGTACGTGCTCGTGTTCGGCGTCGCCTCCCTGCTGCTGGAGCTGGGCATCATGTCCTGGGTCCTCCGCCAGAAGATCTCCCAGCCCCTGCTGTCCTTCAGCTCCGCCGCCGACTCGCTCGCCGCGGGGGACTTCAACGTCGGACTGGACCTCACCCGCCGCGATGAGCTGGGCCGCCTGGCCCAGGCCTTCCAACGCATGGCGATCGAACTCCAGCGGCGTGAGGATGCCCTGCGTCAGGCCAACGAGGGGCTCGAACAGCGCGTGGAGCACCGCACCCGGGAACTCCAGGACGTCCACCGCCAGCTCATCGAGACCGCCCGCCAGGTGGGCCGCGCCGAGGTCGCCACCAACGTGCTGCACAACGTGGGCAACGTGCTCAACAGCGTCCATACCTCGGCGCTCATCGCCCGCGAGCGCCTGTCCGGCTTGAAGCTCGAGAGCGTGGAGAAGGTGGTCGTTTTGCTCCAGGAGCATCAGACCCACCTCGCCTCCTTCCTCACCGAGGACGAGCGCGGACGCAATGCCCTGCCCTTCCTCTCCCGACTGGGACGGCACATGCAGGAGGAGCGCGAGGAGATCAACGCCCTGCTCCATGACGTCAGCCGCTACACCGAGCACATCGGCGCCATCGTCAAGCTCCAACAGCGCTACGCCCGCGCCCCCCAACACCTGTTCGAGCCCGTCAACCTGGCGGAGCTCGTCGAGGACGCCCTGCGCATCAACCAGGCCGCGCTCGGCCGCCACTCCGTCCGCGTCCGGCGCGACCTCGAGGCCCTGCCTCCCCTGGTGACCGAGAAGCACAAGGTGTTGATGATCCTCGTCAACCTCATCAGCAACGCCAAGTACGCCCTCGAGTCCATCCCCGAGGAGCAGCGGCTCATCATCATCGGGCTGCGCCGGACCCCCGAGGCCCGCGTCCTGCTGACCGTGCGCGACAACGGCATCGGCATCGCGCCGGAGATGCTCACGCGCATCTTCCAGCATGGCTTCACCACCCGCGAGGAAGGTCACGGCTTCGGCCTGCACTCCAGCGCCCTCGCGGCCCAGGAGATGGGCGGCTCACTCACCGCCAGCAGCGAGGGGCCCGGCCAAGGCGCCACCTTCACCCTCGACCTGCCCGTCCCGTCGGATCCCCTCCCACCGCCCTCCCCCGAGTAA
- a CDS encoding aldo/keto reductase has protein sequence MNRREFLEATLALMVAPSAFAASTPAPQDIPRRKLGRTGEQVSCIGLGGAHIGGQKDEAESIRIIRGALDRGITFMDNCWDYHEGQSEVRMGKALQEGYRAKAFLMTKIDGRDKKTAAAQIDESLRRLRTDHLDLLQLHEIIHENDPQRSFGPGGALEAMQEAQKAGKARFLGFTGHKSPAMHLAMLEAGQKHGVRFDAVQMPLNVLDAHYDSFEKRVLPVLVREEIGVLGMKPLGGAFILKSKTVSAVDCLRYALSLPVSVTITGMDSMARLEQALKVARGFQPLSEKQIQALLAKTEKVAQDGALEKYKSSTHFDGTTQHPEWLG, from the coding sequence ATGAACCGCAGGGAATTCCTCGAAGCCACGCTCGCCTTGATGGTCGCTCCGTCGGCCTTCGCCGCGAGCACGCCCGCCCCCCAGGACATCCCCCGGCGCAAGCTGGGCCGCACCGGTGAGCAGGTGTCGTGCATCGGTCTCGGTGGCGCCCACATCGGCGGACAGAAGGACGAGGCCGAGAGCATCCGCATCATCCGCGGCGCGCTCGACCGGGGCATCACCTTCATGGACAACTGCTGGGACTATCACGAGGGCCAGAGCGAGGTGCGCATGGGCAAGGCGCTCCAGGAGGGCTACCGCGCCAAGGCCTTCTTGATGACAAAGATTGATGGCCGCGACAAGAAGACCGCCGCGGCGCAGATCGACGAGTCGCTCCGGCGCTTGCGCACGGATCACCTGGATCTGCTGCAGCTGCACGAGATCATCCACGAGAACGATCCCCAGCGCTCGTTCGGGCCCGGGGGCGCCCTCGAGGCGATGCAGGAGGCGCAGAAGGCGGGCAAGGCGCGCTTCCTCGGCTTCACCGGCCACAAGTCACCCGCCATGCACCTGGCCATGCTCGAGGCCGGGCAGAAGCACGGCGTGCGCTTCGACGCCGTGCAGATGCCGCTCAACGTGCTGGATGCCCACTACGACAGCTTCGAGAAGCGCGTGCTGCCCGTGCTCGTGCGCGAGGAGATCGGCGTGCTCGGCATGAAGCCCCTGGGCGGCGCCTTCATCCTCAAGAGCAAGACGGTGAGCGCCGTGGACTGCCTGCGCTACGCCCTGTCCCTGCCCGTGAGCGTCACCATCACCGGCATGGACTCGATGGCGCGCCTGGAGCAGGCGCTCAAGGTCGCGCGCGGCTTCCAGCCCCTGTCCGAGAAGCAGATCCAGGCCTTGCTCGCGAAGACCGAAAAGGTGGCGCAGGACGGGGCGCTGGAGAAATACAAGTCGAGCACCCACTTCGATGGCACCACCCAGCACCCCGAGTGGCTGGGGTAA